A stretch of Sulfurimonas autotrophica DSM 16294 DNA encodes these proteins:
- a CDS encoding penicillin-binding protein 1A has translation MKKILKKTFITLLVLGFLSPFIILGYYLVSYDYDISSLVNYKPKQTSRIYDKHGEKIANIFDKQHRYYASFNEIPPRIVEALVAIEDTTFFEHSGVNFDAIFRAIIKDIKARKMVEGASTITQQLVKNKLLTREKKLSRKIKELIYSYKLENALTKEQILERYLNEIYFGHGYYGVKTAADGYFHKKLSDLTLKEMAILVGLPKAPSTYAPTKNYDISMGRANRVITRMHTLGWIDDAAFEKALAETPVVYDDTLTQNKAPFIVDEVARRFREMGLNDLKTGGYEIYTTIDLKLQDVARQSLQYAYTSALKRIKKYKEKDEKKLQKALANADEEFKVQDVNVSQLNGALVSLDSKSGDILALVGSVDYKQSSYNRATQGRRQPGSAFKPFIYQVAIDLGYSGATKLVDIAQTYEYEKNGQEMKWQPRNYEKNYKGLITLREALIHSRNLATINLVNDIGLSQLLKELKRFHFKSLPNDLSISLGTMSMSPLELAQYYTSFSNYGIQVKPHLIASIDQGGSTIYEKQDISYYITAPTQAFIMTTILRDVVRRGTGRRARVRGIELAGKTGTTNNNIDAWFAGYSPTVETVVWFGNDDNTPMYHKETGGRVSGPAFAYYFRNVLKLYPQIKRKFDVPEGIIEVDINGKKEYFSDISKPPRREQEVDPEAELLF, from the coding sequence ATGAAAAAAATATTGAAAAAAACATTTATAACGTTGCTGGTTTTAGGGTTTTTATCTCCTTTTATAATCCTTGGCTATTACCTGGTAAGTTATGATTATGACATCTCTTCGCTGGTAAATTACAAGCCAAAGCAAACAAGCAGAATATATGATAAACATGGAGAAAAAATAGCCAATATCTTTGATAAACAACATAGATATTATGCTTCATTCAATGAAATTCCTCCAAGAATTGTCGAAGCGCTTGTAGCCATTGAGGATACAACTTTTTTTGAACATTCAGGGGTTAATTTCGATGCAATTTTTCGTGCAATCATAAAAGATATAAAAGCAAGAAAAATGGTTGAAGGTGCGAGTACGATTACACAGCAGCTGGTAAAGAATAAGCTTTTGACAAGAGAGAAAAAACTTTCACGAAAGATAAAAGAACTGATATATTCATATAAACTTGAAAATGCACTGACAAAAGAACAGATCTTGGAACGTTATTTAAATGAAATTTATTTTGGGCATGGCTATTATGGTGTAAAAACAGCAGCAGACGGTTATTTTCATAAAAAACTCTCTGACTTGACACTCAAAGAGATGGCAATACTTGTAGGTCTGCCAAAAGCACCAAGTACCTATGCCCCTACAAAAAACTACGATATTTCTATGGGCAGAGCCAACCGAGTTATTACAAGAATGCATACGTTAGGCTGGATTGATGATGCAGCTTTTGAAAAAGCTTTGGCAGAAACACCTGTTGTCTATGATGACACGCTTACACAAAACAAAGCACCTTTTATTGTGGATGAAGTTGCACGCAGATTTAGAGAGATGGGACTGAATGATTTGAAAACAGGCGGGTATGAAATATATACTACGATTGATCTGAAGCTTCAAGATGTTGCCCGTCAATCATTGCAATATGCATATACTTCAGCACTTAAAAGAATTAAAAAATACAAAGAAAAAGATGAAAAAAAGTTACAAAAAGCACTGGCAAATGCAGATGAAGAATTTAAAGTTCAGGATGTCAATGTTTCTCAGTTAAACGGAGCTCTAGTATCACTTGATTCTAAAAGTGGAGATATTTTGGCACTTGTGGGGAGTGTTGATTATAAACAAAGCTCTTATAATCGTGCGACACAAGGTAGGCGTCAACCAGGCTCTGCTTTTAAACCTTTTATATACCAGGTGGCGATTGATTTAGGCTATTCCGGTGCTACAAAACTTGTAGATATTGCTCAAACGTATGAGTATGAAAAAAACGGGCAAGAGATGAAGTGGCAGCCTAGAAATTATGAAAAAAATTATAAAGGACTTATTACCTTACGAGAAGCGTTAATTCACTCGAGAAACCTTGCAACTATTAATCTTGTGAATGATATAGGCCTTTCTCAGCTGCTTAAAGAGCTCAAACGCTTTCATTTCAAAAGTCTTCCCAATGATTTGTCTATTTCACTTGGTACAATGTCCATGTCTCCGCTTGAACTTGCACAATACTATACTTCATTTTCAAACTACGGGATTCAGGTCAAGCCTCACTTAATAGCCAGTATAGATCAAGGCGGCAGTACAATTTATGAAAAGCAGGATATTTCTTATTATATAACCGCACCGACGCAGGCTTTTATAATGACTACAATACTGCGTGATGTAGTACGAAGAGGAACAGGACGAAGAGCAAGGGTCAGAGGTATAGAACTTGCAGGAAAGACAGGAACGACAAATAACAACATAGATGCCTGGTTTGCCGGTTATTCTCCTACTGTTGAGACTGTTGTCTGGTTTGGAAATGATGACAATACACCGATGTATCATAAAGAGACGGGAGGACGTGTTTCCGGTCCTGCATTTGCTTATTATTTTAGAAATGTATTGAAATTATATCCGCAGATAAAAAGAAAATTTGATGTACCCGAGGGGATTATTGAAGTAGATATAAATGGCAAAAAAGAGTATTTCAGCGATATTTCAAAACCACCAAGAAGAGAACAGGAAGTCGACCCGGAAGCCGAACTTCTATTTTAA
- a CDS encoding aminotransferase class I/II-fold pyridoxal phosphate-dependent enzyme, translating into MNPYEKELKALKRAGRYRTREIVDNRLHDFASNDYLGLSHHKELHTLTCKQLAGYPLNNSKASMLVNGYHQIHKDFEDALCRANDFEAGIVLGSGFNANIALIESLVRRGDTLFMDELYHASGVLASQLHNIDVVFFKHNDMQALKRLLQNSNAKRKIVAVEGIYSMDGDLCDKEVFSLCDEAQALLIVDEAHSSGVVGEKLMGIFDYYGIEIKENYIKMGTLGKAYGSFGAFILSSQHISEYLLNRAKPIIYATSLSLYDTLLAHNALKYILSNSETLKKEIALRQTIVLEELGLHVKGLIVPIGIGDNKKVIEIKNKLLTCNYSVGAIRQPTVSSAIIRLIARLGESSESLRDVCRQLAGMI; encoded by the coding sequence ATGAACCCTTATGAAAAAGAGCTCAAAGCTCTTAAACGGGCAGGGCGTTACAGAACACGTGAAATTGTAGACAACAGACTGCACGATTTTGCCTCAAATGATTACCTTGGACTTTCGCATCATAAAGAACTTCATACGCTTACATGTAAACAATTAGCCGGGTATCCTTTGAACAATTCCAAAGCCTCTATGCTTGTAAACGGCTACCATCAAATACATAAAGATTTTGAAGATGCTTTGTGCAGAGCCAATGATTTTGAAGCAGGCATAGTTTTAGGCAGCGGTTTTAATGCAAACATTGCTTTGATAGAATCACTTGTTCGCAGAGGCGATACGCTTTTTATGGATGAACTGTACCATGCTTCAGGCGTGCTTGCTTCACAGCTACACAATATTGATGTAGTATTTTTTAAGCATAATGATATGCAGGCGTTAAAAAGATTGCTGCAAAATTCAAATGCCAAACGAAAAATCGTTGCGGTTGAAGGGATTTACTCTATGGACGGTGATTTGTGCGACAAAGAGGTGTTTTCTCTTTGTGATGAGGCACAAGCTCTTTTGATTGTAGATGAAGCACATAGCAGCGGTGTAGTTGGAGAAAAGCTGATGGGTATTTTTGACTACTATGGGATTGAAATAAAAGAAAATTACATAAAAATGGGAACGCTTGGCAAAGCATATGGAAGTTTTGGTGCTTTTATACTTTCTTCACAGCATATATCAGAATACCTTTTAAATCGTGCGAAACCCATTATTTACGCGACTTCACTCTCTTTGTATGATACGCTTTTGGCACATAATGCACTCAAATACATCTTATCAAACAGTGAAACTTTAAAAAAAGAGATAGCACTCCGCCAAACAATAGTTTTAGAAGAATTGGGCTTACATGTAAAGGGCTTGATTGTTCCTATTGGCATTGGCGATAATAAAAAAGTTATAGAAATAAAAAACAAGCTGCTTACATGTAACTATAGTGTAGGAGCGATACGGCAGCCCACAGTTTCATCGGCAATCATTCGTTTAATAGCCAGACTGGGCGAGAGCAGCGAATCTCTACGAGATGTATGCAGACAATTGGCAGGTATGATATGA
- the leuA gene encoding 2-isopropylmalate synthase has protein sequence MMNIPKGKYRPYPKIELPDRKWPDNTITKAPIWCSVDLRDGNQALINPMDMNKKLELFALLLKLGFKEIEVGFPSASKIEFDFLRKLVDDNLIPDDVTIQVLVQAREHLIAKTFEALEGVKKATVHLYNSTSIAQRKIVFGKSQEEIIELALEGVDLVKKYEANHNGEIFLEYSPESFTGTELDFAARISNKVTARWGINKNRKVIINLPATVEMATPNIYADQIEWMSRHLDNRENVIISTHTHNDRGTSIAATELALLAGADRVEGTLLSNGERTGNVDIITIALNMTSQGIDTGLDFSNINEVVKVVETCTELPTHPRHPYVGELVYTAFSGSHQDAINKGLAYQQSKEDPFWEVPYLPIDPADVGRTYESIIRINSQSGKGGVAYILEHNYGYQLPKAMHPEIGRAVQTLSDEKGRELEPDEILEVFKNTYFNIEEHISFIDFTLSSDNGTSTCTLTYKYDDSVITSQGEGNGPIDACKNALMKKYKNDFSIKSYSEHSCGDKSTAKAVAYIEIQSKEILSCFGVGADNDITIASIKAMFCALNRAFKPNS, from the coding sequence ATGATGAATATTCCTAAAGGTAAATACAGACCTTATCCCAAAATAGAATTGCCAGATAGAAAATGGCCTGATAATACTATAACAAAAGCTCCTATATGGTGTAGTGTAGATTTACGTGATGGTAATCAGGCACTTATCAACCCAATGGACATGAACAAAAAACTTGAATTATTTGCACTCTTACTCAAACTCGGTTTCAAAGAAATAGAAGTTGGTTTTCCATCTGCTTCAAAAATAGAATTTGACTTTTTACGTAAACTTGTAGATGACAACTTAATCCCTGATGATGTTACTATTCAGGTATTGGTCCAGGCACGTGAGCATCTTATTGCTAAAACTTTTGAAGCACTTGAAGGTGTTAAAAAAGCGACCGTTCATCTTTATAATTCGACTTCTATTGCACAAAGAAAAATAGTCTTTGGAAAATCTCAAGAAGAGATTATAGAACTTGCCTTAGAAGGTGTTGATTTGGTCAAAAAATATGAAGCCAATCACAACGGAGAAATCTTTTTAGAGTATTCTCCTGAAAGTTTTACAGGAACAGAGTTGGACTTTGCAGCACGTATATCAAACAAAGTAACTGCACGCTGGGGTATAAATAAAAACAGAAAAGTCATCATAAATCTCCCGGCAACAGTGGAGATGGCAACACCGAATATTTATGCAGACCAGATAGAGTGGATGAGCAGACATTTGGACAACCGTGAAAATGTCATCATCTCAACACATACACATAATGATAGAGGCACTTCTATCGCAGCAACAGAACTTGCTCTTTTAGCAGGTGCCGACAGAGTCGAGGGAACACTTTTAAGTAACGGTGAGCGAACAGGAAATGTCGATATTATTACCATTGCTTTAAATATGACTTCACAAGGCATAGATACAGGGCTTGATTTTTCAAATATTAATGAAGTCGTCAAAGTGGTTGAAACATGTACTGAACTTCCAACGCATCCTAGACATCCTTATGTTGGAGAACTTGTTTATACAGCATTTTCCGGTTCTCACCAAGATGCAATCAACAAAGGGCTTGCATATCAGCAGTCCAAAGAGGACCCTTTTTGGGAAGTTCCTTATTTACCGATAGATCCGGCTGATGTTGGACGTACCTATGAGAGTATTATCCGTATCAACTCACAATCCGGAAAAGGCGGTGTGGCTTATATTTTAGAGCACAACTACGGTTACCAGTTACCAAAGGCAATGCATCCTGAAATCGGTCGTGCAGTGCAGACTTTAAGTGATGAAAAGGGTCGAGAATTAGAACCTGACGAGATTTTGGAAGTATTTAAAAACACCTATTTTAATATTGAGGAGCATATCTCTTTTATAGACTTTACGCTCTCTTCAGATAATGGGACATCTACATGTACTTTAACATACAAGTATGATGACAGCGTCATTACATCGCAGGGAGAGGGAAACGGCCCTATTGATGCCTGTAAAAATGCACTGATGAAAAAGTATAAAAATGATTTTAGTATAAAGTCATACTCTGAACACTCCTGTGGCGATAAAAGCACTGCAAAAGCAGTAGCATATATAGAAATTCAAAGCAAAGAAATTCTTTCTTGCTTTGGAGTCGGTGCAGATAATGACATCACGATAGCTTCCATAAAAGCTATGTTTTGCGCCTTAAATCGGGCGTTCAAACCAAACTCTTAA
- a CDS encoding ABC transporter ATP-binding protein: protein MMNVSKLKIIYNNEALVDIAFDISSSLALIGQSGSGKSLTIKALLGMLPKEMKLQLEDNFDFELIGGKTVSFVPQNPFTALSPLTKIKKQFFSDIKRVQELFDEVGLSYGLLDRFVPELSGGQLQRVVIAIALESKPKLLLLDEPTTALDPDTKEMIIQLLKKLQKKEQFKMLFVTHDIISARELCEGVAIIKNGKIIESGKMNEVMQNPKQEYTKILIEANFANREFRI, encoded by the coding sequence ATGATGAATGTCTCAAAACTCAAAATTATTTATAATAATGAGGCTTTGGTGGATATCGCATTTGATATTTCATCTTCATTGGCACTGATAGGACAAAGCGGGAGCGGTAAAAGTCTAACGATTAAAGCTCTTTTGGGGATGCTTCCAAAAGAGATGAAGCTTCAACTCGAAGATAATTTTGACTTTGAATTAATTGGAGGCAAAACAGTCTCTTTTGTTCCACAGAACCCTTTTACAGCGCTCTCTCCTCTTACAAAAATAAAAAAACAGTTTTTCAGTGACATAAAAAGAGTGCAGGAACTTTTTGATGAAGTGGGCCTGAGTTATGGTTTACTTGATCGGTTTGTACCTGAACTCTCAGGGGGACAACTTCAGCGTGTTGTCATCGCAATTGCGTTAGAATCAAAACCAAAATTACTCTTACTTGATGAGCCGACAACGGCACTTGATCCGGATACAAAAGAGATGATTATACAACTACTAAAAAAACTTCAAAAAAAAGAGCAGTTTAAAATGCTTTTTGTGACACATGACATTATTTCTGCAAGAGAATTATGCGAGGGTGTAGCAATTATCAAAAATGGAAAAATCATTGAAAGCGGAAAAATGAATGAAGTGATGCAAAACCCAAAACAAGAATATACAAAAATATTGATAGAGGCAAATTTTGCCAACAGGGAATTTAGAATATGA
- a CDS encoding GNAT family N-acyltransferase, with amino-acid sequence MIDVEKMITKKYPKLKNSKVIKGAISKFADSVVHEAKINKFIQKNKHLGSFEFIDEVLQHLNFNFLVSDKDIQNIPSSGRVVIIANHPLGSLDALALIKLISNVRKDIKVVANDFLEVISPIKNLLININNFKSRQKKEAITKVYAALDAEEAVIIFPSGEVSRAGPTGIKDKIWHKGFLKFAKKGNAPILPVFIGGKNSKTFYSVSTLNKKLAALLLSHEMFKQKNKSIQMIVGELIPYENILPKGIQKERLVKLYKKHLYALKENQSYFITQKPIAHPEDRRDIKRELKSSQLLGQTKDGKKIYLYTSDDNNSIIINEIGRLRELSFRKVGEGINKKRDIDKYDRYYKHIILWDDEELEIVGAYRIAECAEIIQKLGINALYTTTLFNYNEAFMPYLDDAIELGRSFVQPKYWGSRALDYLWFGIGAYLKNNPHIRYMYGPVSLSESYSKIAKDMILYFYDVTFKDEKNLVNAKIPYNFKTDEILINNLKREFSAPEYKENFKTLKKALGSINTNIPTLYKQYADLCEEGGIKFCAYNIDHDFSNCIDSFIVVDITKIKDSQRKRYIN; translated from the coding sequence ATGATTGATGTTGAAAAAATGATTACGAAAAAGTATCCTAAACTAAAAAATAGTAAAGTCATAAAAGGTGCGATTTCAAAATTTGCAGACTCTGTGGTACATGAAGCCAAAATTAATAAATTTATACAAAAAAATAAACATTTGGGAAGTTTTGAGTTTATAGATGAAGTACTACAGCATCTCAATTTTAACTTTTTGGTCTCCGATAAAGATATACAAAACATTCCTTCTTCAGGACGTGTTGTCATCATTGCAAACCATCCTTTAGGCTCTTTGGATGCACTCGCACTTATAAAACTTATCAGCAATGTCAGAAAAGACATCAAAGTCGTAGCAAATGATTTTCTAGAAGTTATAAGCCCTATAAAAAACCTTCTTATCAATATAAACAACTTTAAATCGCGACAAAAAAAAGAAGCTATCACAAAAGTATATGCAGCACTGGATGCAGAAGAAGCCGTCATTATATTTCCCTCAGGGGAAGTCAGCCGCGCAGGTCCGACAGGTATAAAAGACAAAATCTGGCATAAAGGATTTTTAAAATTTGCCAAAAAAGGCAATGCACCGATACTGCCTGTATTTATAGGCGGAAAAAACTCCAAAACCTTTTACTCTGTTTCAACACTCAACAAAAAGCTTGCAGCCCTGCTTCTCTCACATGAGATGTTTAAGCAAAAAAACAAATCTATTCAAATGATAGTGGGTGAGCTTATACCTTATGAAAATATTTTGCCAAAAGGGATACAAAAAGAGAGACTTGTCAAACTCTACAAGAAACATCTTTATGCACTCAAAGAGAATCAAAGCTATTTTATCACCCAAAAACCTATTGCACATCCAGAAGACAGACGGGACATAAAAAGAGAGCTGAAATCTTCACAACTTCTCGGACAAACTAAAGACGGGAAAAAAATTTATTTGTATACCAGTGATGACAATAATTCCATTATTATAAATGAAATCGGCAGACTCAGAGAGCTCTCTTTTAGAAAAGTCGGTGAAGGCATCAACAAAAAAAGAGATATAGACAAATATGACAGATACTACAAACATATCATACTCTGGGATGATGAAGAACTTGAAATCGTCGGTGCATACCGCATAGCAGAATGTGCAGAAATTATACAAAAACTTGGAATCAATGCTCTTTATACAACAACGCTCTTTAACTACAATGAAGCATTTATGCCCTACCTTGATGATGCTATAGAGCTAGGCAGAAGTTTTGTCCAGCCAAAATACTGGGGTTCTCGCGCCCTTGATTACCTCTGGTTCGGTATAGGTGCTTATTTGAAAAATAATCCTCATATACGTTACATGTATGGTCCGGTGTCATTAAGTGAAAGCTACTCCAAAATAGCCAAAGATATGATTTTGTATTTTTATGATGTAACTTTTAAAGATGAAAAAAATCTGGTAAATGCGAAAATACCCTACAATTTTAAAACAGATGAAATACTTATAAATAATCTCAAAAGAGAATTTAGTGCCCCGGAGTACAAAGAAAATTTCAAAACACTTAAAAAAGCACTCGGCAGTATCAACACGAATATACCCACTCTGTATAAACAGTATGCCGACCTTTGTGAAGAAGGTGGCATCAAATTTTGCGCCTATAACATTGACCACGACTTTTCAAACTGCATAGACAGTTTTATAGTCGTTGATATTACAAAAATTAAAGACTCCCAAAGAAAAAGGTACATAAACTGA
- a CDS encoding EAL domain-containing protein, with translation MNVELTQHWKNNLEILDVAFQPIINIQTGKIYGVEALLRNFQDVGFRSIFSLFDTVYNEKLLYSFDLALREKAFKKYTQIQNYKDIKLFYNLDNRLISMENFSTGNTTKILKKFNIEKANICFEISERHEISGEYDLEKILQHYKSEDYSIAVDDFGVGYSGYKLLYDSTPDIIKIDRFFLQGLEKNRKKKLMVRNITHLAIELGIKVIAEGVETKEEYLTCKDIGCHLAQGYFIQKPTKNTKKIHQIYMNISDIINNNKRHDDKKVAKNDKKHIAISSLI, from the coding sequence ATGAATGTAGAACTTACACAACACTGGAAAAACAATCTAGAAATTCTTGATGTTGCTTTTCAGCCTATAATCAATATTCAAACGGGTAAAATATACGGTGTTGAAGCACTGCTGAGAAATTTTCAGGATGTCGGTTTTCGCTCTATCTTTTCTCTTTTTGACACAGTATACAATGAAAAGCTGCTCTACTCTTTTGATTTGGCACTTAGAGAGAAGGCTTTCAAAAAATATACACAAATTCAAAATTATAAAGATATAAAACTCTTTTACAACCTGGACAACAGACTTATATCAATGGAAAACTTCTCTACAGGAAATACAACAAAAATCCTCAAAAAGTTCAATATAGAAAAAGCAAACATCTGTTTTGAGATTTCTGAAAGACATGAAATTTCCGGTGAATATGATCTGGAAAAAATATTGCAGCATTATAAAAGTGAAGACTACTCCATCGCCGTAGACGACTTTGGCGTCGGTTATTCAGGATATAAACTTTTGTATGATTCTACGCCGGATATTATTAAAATAGACAGGTTTTTTCTCCAAGGACTCGAAAAGAATAGAAAGAAAAAGTTAATGGTACGCAATATCACACATCTTGCCATTGAGCTTGGTATAAAAGTCATTGCAGAAGGTGTTGAAACAAAAGAGGAATACCTTACATGTAAAGATATAGGATGCCATCTGGCACAAGGCTATTTCATTCAAAAACCTACAAAAAATACAAAAAAAATTCATCAAATATATATGAATATTTCAGATATTATCAATAATAACAAACGCCATGATGATAAAAAAGTTGCCAAAAATGACAAAAAACACATAGCAATAAGCTCATTGATATAA
- the glnA gene encoding type I glutamate--ammonia ligase, translated as MGKFVNNIEEFFTFCNENDVQFVDLRFSDIKGAWHHLSYRYSAVNAENLENGFPFDGSSVEAWQPINKSDMILKADVPTAFLDPFTADPTVILICDVYDIYKNELYERCPRSIAKKALKHAEDIGIADAAYFGPENEFFIFDDVKFVDNINEMGFKVDTEEGEWNSNTSYDDMYNTGHRPGTKGGYFPVAPTDSMVDMRAEMMQVLEQVGLEVILGHHEVAQGQGEIGIVFGDIITAGDNVQKYKYVVKMIAHLNGKTATFMPKPLYGDNGNGMHVHQSLWKDGKNLFYKEGNYGNLSEMALHYTGGIFKHAAAVAAFTNPTTNSYKRLLPGFEAPSILTYSSQNRSAACRIPYGAGEKATRIEMRFPDSSACPYLAFAVMMMAGLDGIKHKDVPTGPMDIDLFELSLDEIREKGIVQMPHTLREALEALIADNEFLKPVFTADFIDAYQHYRFERCVFPDEGRPTAYEFKTTYQC; from the coding sequence ATGGGAAAATTCGTTAATAATATAGAAGAGTTCTTTACATTTTGTAATGAAAATGATGTACAATTTGTAGATTTAAGATTTAGTGATATTAAAGGTGCATGGCATCACCTTTCATACCGTTACAGTGCAGTAAATGCAGAAAATTTAGAAAATGGTTTTCCTTTTGACGGTTCTTCAGTTGAAGCTTGGCAGCCAATCAATAAGTCAGATATGATTTTAAAAGCTGATGTACCTACCGCGTTTCTTGATCCTTTTACTGCTGATCCTACTGTTATTCTTATCTGTGATGTATATGATATTTATAAAAATGAACTGTATGAGAGATGTCCGCGTTCTATCGCAAAAAAAGCATTAAAACATGCTGAAGATATCGGAATTGCCGATGCTGCATACTTTGGTCCGGAAAATGAATTTTTCATCTTTGATGATGTGAAGTTTGTTGACAATATCAACGAAATGGGATTCAAAGTAGATACGGAAGAAGGTGAATGGAATTCAAACACTTCTTATGATGATATGTACAATACTGGTCACAGACCGGGAACTAAAGGCGGTTACTTTCCTGTAGCTCCAACAGACTCTATGGTGGATATGCGTGCTGAAATGATGCAGGTTTTAGAACAAGTCGGTCTTGAAGTTATTCTTGGGCACCATGAAGTTGCACAGGGTCAAGGTGAAATTGGAATCGTGTTTGGTGATATCATCACTGCAGGTGACAATGTTCAAAAATACAAGTATGTTGTAAAAATGATTGCACACCTTAATGGTAAAACTGCTACATTCATGCCAAAACCTCTTTATGGTGATAACGGAAACGGTATGCACGTACACCAATCACTTTGGAAAGACGGTAAAAACCTTTTCTATAAAGAAGGAAATTATGGTAATCTAAGTGAAATGGCTCTTCACTATACAGGCGGTATCTTTAAACATGCTGCTGCAGTTGCTGCATTTACTAACCCGACAACCAACTCATACAAGCGTCTGCTTCCTGGTTTTGAAGCACCAAGTATCTTGACATACTCTTCTCAAAACCGCTCTGCTGCTTGTCGTATTCCATATGGAGCGGGCGAAAAGGCTACACGTATTGAAATGAGATTTCCAGATTCTTCTGCTTGTCCTTACCTTGCATTTGCCGTAATGATGATGGCTGGACTTGACGGTATCAAACATAAAGACGTACCTACAGGACCGATGGATATCGATTTATTTGAGCTTTCTTTAGATGAAATTCGTGAAAAAGGTATTGTTCAAATGCCACACACACTTCGTGAAGCATTAGAAGCTCTCATCGCTGATAATGAATTCTTAAAACCGGTATTCACAGCAGACTTTATAGATGCTTATCAGCACTACAGATTTGAACGTTGTGTTTTTCCTGACGAGGGTCGTCCTACTGCTTACGAGTTTAAAACTACGTACCAGTGCTAA
- a CDS encoding sensor domain-containing diguanylate cyclase, with translation MGLYKKYSFFVNILLAYLLVIFVTLKLSLIWIIALITLLFVGISILFYHYNEQKHYYKDIIDNSLNIVLVSDMSRIVSANKTFFKYFKGYRNIEEFSQKHHCICDFFVEEEGYISQINDGLSWIKYLLKNKVVYHKAKVKINENVYYFSISASVLDEKNNLYGVILSDITEQEHYKKELESLAINDALTNIGNRRFFHQKFDEQIVLTQRYNHPFSLVIFDIDFFKKVNDNYGHDMGDKVLVEYTKYISSILRDTDIFCRIGGEEFIVILPNTTKDKAYLLAQKLRESVENYKEILPITMSFGVAGYEKGDDDTSIYKRVDVALYKAKETGRNKVVLG, from the coding sequence ATGGGTTTATACAAAAAGTACAGCTTCTTTGTTAATATTTTACTTGCATATTTACTTGTAATTTTTGTCACGTTAAAATTAAGTTTGATATGGATTATTGCTCTTATTACACTTTTATTTGTTGGTATCAGCATTCTTTTTTATCATTATAACGAACAAAAACATTATTATAAAGATATTATTGATAATTCTTTAAACATTGTTTTAGTAAGTGACATGAGCAGGATTGTTTCTGCGAATAAAACTTTTTTTAAATACTTTAAAGGGTATAGAAATATTGAAGAGTTTTCTCAAAAACATCACTGTATATGTGATTTTTTTGTAGAGGAGGAAGGGTATATTTCACAAATCAATGATGGCTTGAGCTGGATAAAATACCTGTTGAAGAATAAGGTCGTGTACCATAAGGCAAAAGTGAAAATTAACGAGAATGTCTATTATTTTTCTATTTCAGCTTCTGTACTAGATGAGAAAAACAACCTTTACGGAGTAATATTATCCGATATTACCGAACAAGAACATTATAAAAAAGAGCTGGAGTCGCTGGCTATTAATGATGCGTTGACAAATATCGGAAACCGCCGCTTTTTTCATCAAAAATTTGATGAACAGATTGTATTGACACAGCGCTATAATCATCCTTTTTCACTGGTTATTTTTGATATAGATTTTTTTAAAAAAGTTAATGATAATTACGGACATGATATGGGTGATAAAGTGCTTGTTGAATATACAAAGTATATATCTTCTATATTAAGAGATACAGATATCTTTTGCAGAATCGGTGGTGAAGAGTTTATTGTGATTTTGCCAAATACCACTAAAGACAAAGCCTATTTATTGGCTCAAAAATTAAGAGAAAGTGTAGAAAACTATAAAGAAATTCTTCCTATTACGATGAGTTTTGGTGTTGCAGGGTATGAAAAAGGCGATGATGATACTTCAATATACAAGAGAGTAGATGTGGCGCTCTATAAAGCAAAAGAGACGGGGAGAAATAAGGTAGTTCTTGGATGA